The Nycticebus coucang isolate mNycCou1 chromosome 17, mNycCou1.pri, whole genome shotgun sequence nucleotide sequence ACTACTCCCAGTCAATTGCACTTCCCTTGTTTCCTTCACTAAAACCACCAGATGAAACTCCATTCCAGATCATCAATagtcttcttcctcctttcttataCCCAGGATGTGGCACTTTATAAGGCAAAACTTACAAAATTATCAGTACTACTGCCACTGTAAACTTATCATATCCACTGGGCCTCTAAGACCAACAactctttttataattttcctaatCAGCTTTTTTTTCTACTCTACAGAACTATTTCTAATGTACTTTAAACCTTTCAACTTACCACATATACAACCTCTTTTAGCAGATAAACTTGCCTAATACTTTACAGAGAAAATACAATCCATCATCTGGATGGATTATCTCAATTTCCTGCTCCCTAATCTATGCCTTTGACAGTGTCTGTACCTATACTTTCCTCCTGCTGAGGTCCCTACCACCTAAGTCCAATCCTATCATATATTGTCTCGATCCCATCTTTAACCACATCTTAGAAACTCACATTATTTCTTCTGTATCTTAATTTTCTCCCTCTCTACTGAATATTACACATtggcattttaaatatgttcatgtttctttagttttaaaaaacacACTCTGAATCTAAATTCTTCTCCAGATATCTTTCTTTTCCGCCTGTTTCTTCCTTTACAAATTTCTTGAAAGGATTGTCTATCCTCATTTTTGCTTCCTAATCCCTCTCACTTTTCAACCAAGTGCAATCTAAGTTTCATCACAGCCATTCTATTGAACTTCCTGTTGTAAAGGTCATCAAAGAGTTCTGAAAGGTAAAGATTACACTGTGGAAACAATGTGATACAACTTCACAGTGGCTTGTAAACACATTTATCATTTTCATGTTATAGTTCCGATATAAATAAGAAGGTAGGGCAGCTTTGCTCCTCAAGGTCTTTCTGGAACCACATTTCTTTCAAGTAATTGCTCCAACATTCCCTATGACAATGTCATAATCTGCATGGCTATAGCTAGGTCACTACCACATTTAAGTTCTAGCCGGCTTAGAGGGAAGAGGCATATCTGGATAGCTTCTGTTCTAGACCtggaagaagcaaacaaaaaaaattccccaTAATCGATCTAATTCACTTGCCCAAACCTAActacaagggaggctgggaaaggcAATCTATCTGAGTGGTCATGTGCCATGTTCTGTTACTAAAGAAGAAAGGCAGAACAGACTTTGGCAGATATCTACAAGAATTCTCTAAAAGACCACCTTTTTAAACCAAATGAACAAttacagtatttctttttcttcattttctgaatAGTTTCTTGCTGTTGATCTTCTCTACTTAAGTActgctcacttttggtttcaTGAGTTTAAACTCTGGACCGTCCCTGTGTTTTAAAAGATGCTTTTACCCCTGTCTCCTCTAAATGAAGTTTCTCAGAGTTCTATGCTAAGCCTCTTCTATTCTTACTCAACACACCTTTTCTTTGTTATTCTAGAGCTCTCATGGTTTCAATCACCATATATAGGCTGATGAATCCCAAAGTCCATATCTTCAGTCTAAATTTATTTCCTACCTTTCTTAATATCTTTCTAATCATCCCTTCTCTCTCCATCCACATTGGCATTACCCCATCCAGGCTACCATCATCTCCTATCGGTTCTCTGATTCTCCCATCATTCCCACTGAAATTAATTATTCCTACTGCAGAAtaactgatttttcaaaaatgtagatGTGATCATGTTAATCAAATGTTTCAAATCCTACATTGTGTTTGAATTGCCTTTGGGATAAATTCAAGAAGGGATACTATGACCTATTATAATCATTCTTGGTGGTGTTCTAACTCAGCTTTTTTCAccaatctcatttttaaattctccCCTTCCATGATTTAAAGTTCATGGAATACTTAACTTTTCTGTATTCCTCAAACTGCCTCCCTGAAACATTCCTCTTTCTCCTGGCTAGCTCTTTCAGATCACAACCCATAATTCCATTACCTTAGGAAAGTTTTCACTGATTTCTCAAGGTCTGGGTTagatgttttaattattatatttttaacagaACTTCACTAGCACTTAGTAGCCACTTCGTATATATTAACTCATTAGATTCCTATGATGATAATCCTAAGAGGTAAATGCTATTATTACTCTATTTTACAAGTGAAGAGCCAGTTATATAACTTGTCCAAGTCTAGTGAGGGGAAGAATCAGGATTCTAATGTTGACATTTTGGTTCTGGAACCCATGTCTCACCGCTATGCTATGCCGCCTCCTATGTACAAGAAGTTCCTTCTAGATATTTCTATATCACCCTTTACTTATgaatatattatgaaatattttaattacttgtCTGCCCAATTTTTAGGTTGTGAACTCCATAAAGACAAGGATTATCTCTGCTTTATTTgtgtaatgttcttccttgtgcatgttatttttttaagtatttaaaaaatatttgcgtGCATTTGTTGTAGTTATGTTTGAAAAGGTCTTATCTATTAGAGATGCTCAGTGAGGTATTTAGAGGCAAAATTATATGATGTCTGGGATATGCTTTTGACTATTCCAGATATATTCATAAATTActttctcaaagaagaaaaaatatttaatttaaaaattcctagAGACACATGGTGGCGCTACAGGATAAGATGAAAACAGTAAATGGGCTGACGTGGGCTTCATTATTCTGAACAAATAATATCTAACCCACTGAAAAGAGAGGCATTAAAAGAGCTAGCTCACAGCTGCTGGAGGGATATACACCCtcggggagggggaggggagttcCTATTGAAAACTTGGAGCCTTGGCTTCCAAAAGTAGGGCTGAGcctaaatttttttctcaaaagaggTTGCCTGAAGGAATCATGAAGATCAGAGGGATGCTTTGTCTGCGGAAGAGGCAAGtcctgattttctttgttttggtagGATTATCTCGGGCAGGTACAGAATCTGCACGCTATTCTGTGGCAGAGGAAACAGAAATTGGCTCTTTTGTGGCTAATCTGGCAAGGGACTTGGGGCTAGGGGTGGAGGAGCTGTCTTCACGGGAGGCTCAGGTAGTGTCTGATGATAATGAAAAGCATTTGCACCTCGATTTGCTAACTGGGGATTTGCTCCTAAATGAAAAACTGGACCGAGAAGAGCTATGTGGCTCCACTGAGCCCTGCATGCTGCATTTTCAGGTGGTGTTGGAAAACCCTTTACAGTTTTTTAGGGCTGAGCTGCATGTCAAAGATATAAATGATCACTCTCCTGCATTCCTGGACAAGgaaatacttattaaaatatcAGAAAGCACGACTATTGGAACCACATTCCTAATGGAGAGTGCTCAAGATTTGGATGTTGGAAGCAACAGTCTTCAAAACTACACAATTAGCCCCAATTCTTACTTCTATATCAAAATTCGAGACAGTGGTGACAGAAAGATATACCCAGAACTGGTCCTAGATAGAGCATTAGATCATGAGGAGGAAAATGAACTCAGATTAACACTCACAGCACTGGATGGTGGATCCCCACCCAAGTCTGGGACAACTTTGGTTTTCATCCAGGTCTTGGACATCAATGATAATGCTCCTGAGTTTCCTCAGAGTCTCTATGAGGTGCAAGTCCTGGAGGACACACCCCTTGGCTCCTGGATTATCACCATCTCTGCGAAGGACTTGGATACAGGAAATTATGGAAAAATATCTTACACGTTTTTTCATGCATCAGAAGATGTTCGtaaaacatttgaaattaatACACTATCTGGGGAAATTAATTTGAGATCAAGCCTGGATTTTGAAGTAATACAGTCCTACACTATTAATATTCAGGCAACAGATGGTGGAGGTCTCTCAGAAAAATGCACCCTTCTAGTTGAAGTAATTGATATAAACGACAACCCACCAGAAGTGACCATGTCGTCCACTACAAAGAGAATTCCAGAAAATGCCTCAGAGACCTTAGTAGCTCTTTTTAGTGTTCGAGACCAAGATGCTGGAGACAATGGTAGGATGGTTTGCTCTATTCAAGATGATCTCCCATTTCTTCTGAAACCAACCTTCAAGAATTTTTTCACTCTCATTTCTGAAAAAGCACTAGACAGAGAGAGCAGAGACGAGTacaccatcaccatcactgtcACTGACTTTGGGACACCCAGGCTGCAAACCCAGTACAATCTAACTGTGCTGATCTCTGATGTTAATGACAACGCCCCCGCCTTCACCCAAACCTCCTACACTCTGTTCGTCCACGAAAACAACAGCCCCGCCCTGCACATAGGCACCATCAGCGCCACAGATAGAGACTCAGGCACCAACGCCCAGGTCACCTACTCCCTGCTGCCACCTCAGGACCCCCACCTGCCCCTCGCCTCCCTGGTCTCCATCAACGCAGACAACGGACACCTGTACGCCCTGAGGGCGCTGGACTTCGAGGCCCTGCAGGCGTTCGAGTTCCGCGTGGGCGCCACAGACCGAGGCTCCCCGGCGCTGAGCAGCGAGGCGCTGGTGCGCGTGGTGGTGGTGGACGCCAACGACAACTCGCCCTTCGTGCTGTACCCGCTGCAGAACGGCTCTGCGCCCTGCACCGAGCTGGTGCCCAGGGCGGCCGAGGCGGGCTACCTGGTGACCAAGGTGGTGGCGGTGGATGGCGACTCTGGCCAGAACGCCTGGCTGTCGTACCAGCTGCTCAAGGCCACGGAGCCCGGGCTGTTCAGCGTGTGGGCGCACAATGGCGAGGTGCGCACCGCCAGGCTGCTGAGCGAGCGCGACGCGGCCAAGCACAGGCTGCTGGTGCTGGTGAAGGACAATGGCGAGCCTCCGCTGTCCGCCAGTGTCACGCTGCACGTGCTGCTGGTGGACGGCTTCTCCCAGCCCTACCTGCCGCTCCCGGAGGCGGCGGcggagcaggcccaggccgactCGCTCACCGTCTACCTGGTCATCGCCTTGGCCTCGGTGTCCTCGCTCTTCCTGTTCTCGGTGCTGCTGTTCGTGGCGGTGAGGCTGTGCAGGAGGGACAGGACGGCGTCTGCGGGTCTCTGCTCGGTGCCTGAGGGCCACTTTCCGGGCCACCTAGTGGACGTCAGCGGCACTGGGATCTTGTCCCAGAGCTACCAGTACGAGGTGTGTCTGACCGGAGATACTGGGACAAATGAGTTTAAATTTCTAAAGCCAATTATACCCAATTTTCTTGTCCATGGCGCTGGTAGGAATGCGGAGCAAAAGGAGAATGTTCGGAATAGCTTTGAATTCAACATTCAATAATACAATGCATTTAAACTTCCGATTTTGTACTATTGTTGGCAAACTAGGGCTACTTTTTGCCTAATCCCTTTTAGATTCTGGGTTGTACAGGGTTGCATGCAGGATCATTGCTCATGCTCTCCTTAGTTGCTTTTAAAATCCTTGTTAGTTGTTACAGTTACGTTGAGATACAATCTGTATTTTctggtttttcatttatttggtcAAAAAGATTATATTGGAGTTAAAACTACTTTGCTGTAGTAATGGTATTGTGTCGTTTTGTAAgacattattttctattatttggatttgcaaattaaaatattaagagcAAATGTCACAGGATATGTAATTTACTTTTAGACACCACCAAAagataaatgaagtaaaaataaaaagtgttaatATGGGTGCAAATGTTGTTGAATTTATCACcatattttctctaaaattttttcATCATAAAGTGTAAAAAGCTTCTATCCTTCCATTTTCAGTACTGGAAAgccttatttgttcatttttcaagGATTTACTTTATGGTAAAATTTAATGACCATGTTGAAAATTATTGATTTCCGAAGTAATTTTTcctccaactatttttttgttgttgatgatgcTATTATAGATGAGGAGTGTTATAATATTCTGGGCCTTCATATTgctatttagttttctttaaatgcACCGTGTTTATTAGTTTAAATTTTGTAATGTTCATTAGTATCAGTTAGAATAGTAGACAAAAACTTTAGAAATTGAAATGAAGATTGAAACTGTTAATGAAAATGATTTAGGTTCACTTCCCTACGCATTACTtgataaatataaaacatcacTAAGAATTTGTGGCCTCTCTCAGATGCTAACAAAGAAGGTATGGATCTGCATTTATGGTTTACAGATGCCACATCTGAAATCTATAATCAGACAGAGATCTTTATAAGTAGTATATAGTGTAGATATAGGACtagtttacatatatattttcctaATTGATCTCATAAAATTAAATGCTATAATGGACTACATGATCGTAAAATGGAATTTTACTTCCCATTGcaaaatagaatgaaagaaatttcAATGTGCTTAAGAATCATTTATTCCCCCTACTTTATGCAATTTTTActggtttcattttttattgcagtaGGTATTTATTATTTGTAAGGATTTCATTTAAATTGATATTTAagactgtataaaaaaatcaacacattgtatcccacgtatgcataaatgtattcataatctatgtatatttgacttaataaaaaaaattgacatttaaatgataaaatccCAAATAGAATGTTTGGGCCCTCTTTATCTTTCAGAGtcataagaaataaaagtatacccATGAAAGCCATCGGTAGGCCAAAcaagaaaaaactgaagaaagaaagaagaatagaataaaaaggtagaaaaaagtgaaacggaaagagaaataaaagtagtGTATGTTTAGCCCCACCtttatacaattaaaaatgatattttttagtaaagaaactATATTTCTAGCAATTAGCCtcaaaaagaaggcagaaaacctttaagaaaaaaatgacatcaataaaatgacaaataattaaATGTTTGAATAAATCAAGAAAGGCACTATTTTTTGATAGAACTTAATGCAATAAAGAACTCTTCttcctaaaataatttataaattgagtGTAATCTCAATGAAATCTGTGATAAGTACTAAGTATCTACAAATGATTTCTAATATAACATGGAAGATAAAGTTGCATGAAGAGCTaagataaattttagaaaaaaaatgggaaatgcctaaaaagaaaaacagcaaatgcTTTACATTACAGATATTAGTCCAAATTATGAATTTAAAGTAAGTAAATCTATTTGAATGGTTCAGAAATAGACTCACAGATTACCAGATAAAATCTAATCCatggtcagattttttttttttttttgagatggagtttcactttgttgcccttggtagagtgcccagaGAGCGGTggattcacagctcacagcaacctccaactcttggactcaagtgatcctcttgcttcagtttttctgtttttattagagacagggtcttagctttttgctcaggcttgtcaaACCtatgaactcaagctatccacctgcttctgcctccaagagtgctaggattacatgtgtgagccaccaagcctacATGGTCAGATCTCCTTTAACATAAGAGAACTTGGTCATGACAAAAGGGGTGCCAACATATCTGGGCTGGGTGGGAAAAAGAGATTATTTTGCAAATGTTATTGGGAAACTGGCTgatgttataaagaaaaaaatctctatttcatGTAATTTAATACTAAACATATTTATCTAAGAAGTGAATCTGaaatattcaaattattaaaaaatgaaataaattaggcAAAATTATCTTTATAATCCTAGTATTGGTTTGGATTTCTTAATAAGGctttaaaatgcaaacaataaaaatacaaattgatgAATATACTACCTTAAAACTAAAAGATAGCACAGAGAAACTAGCAGACAGAGAGAAGCTACTTGCAATATTTTAACTGAAAAGGACTAATATATAGATTATGCTAATAAATCTTGCAAatcaacaaaacatcaaaaaggCTAGAGAGccaatagtttttaaataaaggacAACAGAGataggaaatttaagaaaaaagagggaaaacaaaTTCTGAAAAGAACTTGAAATGATGTTCAACCTCTTTAGTTGCTGAAACACACATTAAAATTAGTGAAGATGAAGAATTTTGATAATATGTGTATTAATGGAAAATCACATATACAGCCTATGTAGAGAGGCTTTTAACAGTATTTAGTGAAATTTAATATGTACATAttctatgatccagcaattctactttgAGGTATATAAGCCAGAAAACTTTTACACAGCTTTACAAAATAGTGAGTATaagaggcgcctgtggctcagcgagtagggcgccggccccatataccaagggtggcgggttcaaacccagccccagctgaactgcaacccaaaaatagccaggcgttgtggcaggcacctgtaatcccagctgctggggaggctgaggcaggagaatcacggaagcccaagagctagaggttgctgtgagtcctgtgacatcatggcattctactgaaggcggtaaagtgagactctgtctctacaaaagaaaagaaagttgttcttggccaggtgtggtggctcatgcctgtaatctctgggaggctgaggtgaatggattgcttgagctcatggagttcaagaccagcctgagtaaaagcaagaccccgtctctaaaaactagctgggagttgtagtgggtgcctgtagtcctagctaccagggaggctgaggcaagaggattgcttgagcccaggagttcaaggttgctgtgatctatgatgcctcagcgctctacccagggtgggggagtaagattctgtctcaaaaaaaataaaaataaaaataagcatgttCTTCTTGGGAAACCAAAAGATAGAAATACAACTATATATCCATCAGTAAAGCAACTGatgaataaaatgtataatatgtTGGTAAAAGATAATCAACATGTTACACATTTTATTCATCAGTGATCAAAAAGAGTTAAGCTAAGTATGCAACCACATGGATAAATCCCaaatgctttaaaagaaaaaaaaagagactgagaTTTATTGTATAGTgacaaatatgtgtgtgtgtgtatacacacagatatatatagtacataatatctta carries:
- the LOC128568797 gene encoding protocadherin beta-14, which codes for MKIRGMLCLRKRQVLIFFVLVGLSRAGTESARYSVAEETEIGSFVANLARDLGLGVEELSSREAQVVSDDNEKHLHLDLLTGDLLLNEKLDREELCGSTEPCMLHFQVVLENPLQFFRAELHVKDINDHSPAFLDKEILIKISESTTIGTTFLMESAQDLDVGSNSLQNYTISPNSYFYIKIRDSGDRKIYPELVLDRALDHEEENELRLTLTALDGGSPPKSGTTLVFIQVLDINDNAPEFPQSLYEVQVLEDTPLGSWIITISAKDLDTGNYGKISYTFFHASEDVRKTFEINTLSGEINLRSSLDFEVIQSYTINIQATDGGGLSEKCTLLVEVIDINDNPPEVTMSSTTKRIPENASETLVALFSVRDQDAGDNGRMVCSIQDDLPFLLKPTFKNFFTLISEKALDRESRDEYTITITVTDFGTPRLQTQYNLTVLISDVNDNAPAFTQTSYTLFVHENNSPALHIGTISATDRDSGTNAQVTYSLLPPQDPHLPLASLVSINADNGHLYALRALDFEALQAFEFRVGATDRGSPALSSEALVRVVVVDANDNSPFVLYPLQNGSAPCTELVPRAAEAGYLVTKVVAVDGDSGQNAWLSYQLLKATEPGLFSVWAHNGEVRTARLLSERDAAKHRLLVLVKDNGEPPLSASVTLHVLLVDGFSQPYLPLPEAAAEQAQADSLTVYLVIALASVSSLFLFSVLLFVAVRLCRRDRTASAGLCSVPEGHFPGHLVDVSGTGILSQSYQYEVCLTGDTGTNEFKFLKPIIPNFLVHGAGRNAEQKENVRNSFEFNIQ